In the Gossypium raimondii isolate GPD5lz chromosome 9, ASM2569854v1, whole genome shotgun sequence genome, one interval contains:
- the LOC105798534 gene encoding uncharacterized protein LOC105798534 isoform X3, with translation MASTTVTLSPSSPQLRLALRCRNSVEPRALLVGAWTTNLDSHRRLRLLSLTRSRSKRLERRHNGVFRIVADSTAGAGADAFSGWSDSEHVEDSVDSRRNGWFGGITRAGSVGLVLVAGLSFAAMSIGNQSTARTKQQLGPLTALQEVLLASDNETDKSEENESKKGIHKDLLSPSEFNSTSTDNKLENDNGSYLVDGYTYNGNVAANTAPIQEDLQNVSALDGMPIGTGLTPISPKLPESEVAGGPFFAPSLRESDSNLDIDSPEATSETKDNLFNVKETIDTNLSDPINLDNDIDEGKLGSQGKENCNTSVDSSSSSSLTNEAVTMNFSVSSKFEPILEPHSLPIDNVKTIESFPSEGNLEVNNLNESVPSKISSMSAPAHPKDEQREVDYKEINDSKPVLESPIPRSSFSPAGIPAPSVVSAALQVHPGKVLIPAVVDQVQGQALAALQVLKVIEADAQPSDLCTRREYARWLLSASVLSRNSVSKVYPAMYIENVTELAFDDITPEDPDFSSIQGLAEAGLISSKLSNKDLLNDDLGPFYFSPESPLSRQDLVSWKMALEKRQLPEADKKILYQISGFIDIDKINPDAWPAVVADMSAGEQGIIALAFGCTRLFQPNKPVTKAQVAVALATGEAFDLVNEELARIEAESMAEKAVSAHNALVAEVEKDVNASFEKELLIEKEKIDAVEKMAEEALHELERLKAEREAENMALMKDRAAIDSEMEALSRLRCEVEEQLESLMNNKVEISYEKEAINKLRKETEDESQEVVRLQHELEVERKALSMASDSGRGLRMKQKEQENRQKPWRRLETAGRGKVSKWWSIKTFRKRL, from the exons ATGGCTTCTACCACTGTCACGTTGTCCCCCAGCTCTCCCCAGCTCCGTCTGGCTCTGCGTTGCAGGAATTCCGTCGAACCACGCGCGCTTCTCGTCGGGGCGTGGACGACCAACCTCGATTCTCATCGTCGTCTTCGCCTGCTCTCTCTTACACGAAGCAGGAGTAAGAGACTGGAACGACGTCATAACGGTGTTTTTCGGATTGTGGCCGACTCCACAGCTGGCGCGGGGGCGGATGCCTTTTCTGGATGGTCCGATTCGGAACATGTTGAAGACTCCGTAGACTCGAGACGGAACGGATGGTTCGGAG GAATTACAAGAGCTGGATCAGTTGGACTTGTTCTGGTAGCCGGGCTTTCCTTTGCAGCAATGTCCATTGGTAACCAAAGCACTGCTA GGACAAAACAACAGTTGGGACCACTAACAGCTCTACAGGAAGTTTTATTGGCCTCTGATAATGAGACTGATAAGTCTGAGGAGAATGAAAGCAAGAAAGGTATACATAAGGATCTTTTGTCACCTTCAGAATTTAATTCCACTTCTACTGATAATAAACTTGAAAATGACAATGGTTCGTACTTAGTAGACGGTTACACATATAATGGCAATGTTGCCGCTAACACTGCTCCAATTCAAGAAGACTTGCAAAATGTTTCAGCTTTGGATGGAATGCCAATTGGCACAGGCTTAACTCCAATATCACCTAAATTGCCTGAATCTGAAGTTGCTGGTGGGCCTTTTTTTGCACCAAGCCTTAGAGAATCAGATAGCAACCTTGATATTGATTCACCTGAGGCAACTTCAGAAACTAAAGACAATTTGTTTAATGTCAAAGAAACTATAGATACTAACTTGTCTGACCCAATAAACCTAGACAATGATATCGATGAGGGAAAGCTTGGATCACAAGGAAAAGAGAATTGCAATACCTCAGTGGATTCTTCTTCTAGTTCTAGTCTAACCAATGAGGCTGTGACTATGAACTTCTCAGTTAGTTCCAAGTTTGAACCAATTTTAGAACCTCATTCTTTACCCATAGACAATGTGAAAACCATAGAATCATTTCCATCTGAAGGAAACCTTGAGGTGAACAACTTAAATGAGAGTGTGCCATCTAAAATAAGCTCTATGTCAGCACCAGCTCATCCAAAAGATGAGCAAAGGGAAGTTGATTATAAAGAGATAAATGATAGCAAACCAGTTTTGGAATCTCCAATTCCAAGGAGTTCCTTCTCCCCTGCCGGTATACCCGCTCCATCTGTAGTTTCTGCAGCTCTACAGGTGCATCCAGGAAAGGTTCTCATTCCTGCAGTTGTTGATCAGGTTCAGGGGCAGGCACTTGCGGCCCTTCAAGTTTTGAAG GTCATTGAGGCTGATGCTCAACCTAGCGATCTTTGCACACGCCGTGAGTATGCTCGATGGTTACTGTCTGCAAGTGTTCTTTCGAG GAATTCAGTATCAAAAGTTTATCCTGCAATGTATATTGAGAATGTTACTGAACTTGCATTTGATGACATCACACCTGAAGACCCTGATTTTTCATCCATTCAAG GCTTAGCGGAGGCTGGACTTATCTCAAGCAAGCTTTCAAATAAAGATCTGCTTAATGATGATCTAGGCCCATTTTACTTTTCTCCTGAAAG TCCTCTATCACGCCAGGATCTTGTGAGTTGGAAAATGGCCCTGGAGAAAAGACAACTTCCGGAAGCCGACAAAAAG ATCCTCTACCAAATTTCTGGTTTTATAGACATAGATAAGATAAATCCAGATGCATGGCCTGCAGTTGTGGCTGATATGTCTGCCGGAGAACAAGGAATAATAGCACTTGCTTTTG GTTGTACAAGACTGTTTCAGCCAAATAAGCCTGTGACCAAAGCCCAAGTTGCTGTTGCTCTTGCAACTGGTGAGGCTTTTGACCTAGTAAATGAGGAGCTTGCGCGTATTGAAGCAGAATCAATGGCAGAAAAGGCAGTATCTGCTCATAATGCTTTAGTTGCTGAAGTTGAGAAAGATGTTAATGCTAGTTTTGAGAAAGAGCTTTTAATCGAAAAGGAAAAGATTGATGCTGTTGAAAAAATGGCCGAAGAGGCACTGCATGAACTGGAAAGGTTAAAAGCTGAGAGAGAGGCAGAGAATATGGCCTTAATGAAGGACCGTGCTGCCATTGATTCAGAAATGGAAGCTCTTTCAAGGTTAAGGTGTGAAGTGGAGGAGCAGTTGGAAAGCCTGATGAATAACAAGGTAGAGATATCATATGAGAAGGAAGCGATTAACAAACTACGAAAAGAAACAGAGGATGAAAGCCAGGAGGTTGTCAGGTTACAGCATGAGCTGGAGGTGGAGAGAAAAGCTTTATCTATGGCCAG TGATTCAGGGCGTGGGCTGAGGATGAAGCAAAAAGAGCAAGAGAACAGGCAAAAGCCTTGGAGGAGGCTAGAGACCGCTGGGAGAGGCAAGGTATCAAAGTGGTGGTCGATAAAGACCTTCAGGAAGAGACTATAG
- the LOC105798534 gene encoding uncharacterized protein LOC105798534 isoform X5, which translates to MASTTVTLSPSSPQLRLALRCRNSVEPRALLVGAWTTNLDSHRRLRLLSLTRSRSKRLERRHNGVFRIVADSTAGAGADAFSGWSDSEHVEDSVDSRRNGWFGGITRAGSVGLVLVAGLSFAAMSIGNQSTARTKQQLGPLTALQEVLLASDNETDKSEENESKKGIHKDLLSPSEFNSTSTDNKLENDNGSYLVDGYTYNGNVAANTAPIQEDLQNVSALDGMPIGTGLTPISPKLPESEVAGGPFFAPSLRESDSNLDIDSPEATSETKDNLFNVKETIDTNLSDPINLDNDIDEGKLGSQGKENCNTSVDSSSSSSLTNEAVTMNFSVSSKFEPILEPHSLPIDNVKTIESFPSEGNLEVNNLNESVPSKISSMSAPAHPKDEQREVDYKEINDSKPVLESPIPRSSFSPAGIPAPSVVSAALQVHPGKVLIPAVVDQVQGQALAALQVLKVIEADAQPSDLCTRREYARWLLSASVLSRNSVSKVYPAMYIENVTELAFDDITPEDPDFSSIQGLAEAGLISSKLSNKDLLNDDLGPFYFSPESPLSRQDLVSWKMALEKRQLPEADKKILYQISGFIDIDKINPDAWPAVVADMSAGEQGIIALAFGCTRLFQPNKPVTKAQVAVALATGEAFDLVNEELARIEAESMAEKAVSAHNALVAEVEKDVNASFEKELLIEKEKIDAVEKMAEEALHELERLKAEREAENMALMKDRAAIDSEMEALSRLRCEVEEQLESLMNNKVEISYEKEAINKLRKETEDESQEVVRLQHELEVERKALSMASS; encoded by the exons ATGGCTTCTACCACTGTCACGTTGTCCCCCAGCTCTCCCCAGCTCCGTCTGGCTCTGCGTTGCAGGAATTCCGTCGAACCACGCGCGCTTCTCGTCGGGGCGTGGACGACCAACCTCGATTCTCATCGTCGTCTTCGCCTGCTCTCTCTTACACGAAGCAGGAGTAAGAGACTGGAACGACGTCATAACGGTGTTTTTCGGATTGTGGCCGACTCCACAGCTGGCGCGGGGGCGGATGCCTTTTCTGGATGGTCCGATTCGGAACATGTTGAAGACTCCGTAGACTCGAGACGGAACGGATGGTTCGGAG GAATTACAAGAGCTGGATCAGTTGGACTTGTTCTGGTAGCCGGGCTTTCCTTTGCAGCAATGTCCATTGGTAACCAAAGCACTGCTA GGACAAAACAACAGTTGGGACCACTAACAGCTCTACAGGAAGTTTTATTGGCCTCTGATAATGAGACTGATAAGTCTGAGGAGAATGAAAGCAAGAAAGGTATACATAAGGATCTTTTGTCACCTTCAGAATTTAATTCCACTTCTACTGATAATAAACTTGAAAATGACAATGGTTCGTACTTAGTAGACGGTTACACATATAATGGCAATGTTGCCGCTAACACTGCTCCAATTCAAGAAGACTTGCAAAATGTTTCAGCTTTGGATGGAATGCCAATTGGCACAGGCTTAACTCCAATATCACCTAAATTGCCTGAATCTGAAGTTGCTGGTGGGCCTTTTTTTGCACCAAGCCTTAGAGAATCAGATAGCAACCTTGATATTGATTCACCTGAGGCAACTTCAGAAACTAAAGACAATTTGTTTAATGTCAAAGAAACTATAGATACTAACTTGTCTGACCCAATAAACCTAGACAATGATATCGATGAGGGAAAGCTTGGATCACAAGGAAAAGAGAATTGCAATACCTCAGTGGATTCTTCTTCTAGTTCTAGTCTAACCAATGAGGCTGTGACTATGAACTTCTCAGTTAGTTCCAAGTTTGAACCAATTTTAGAACCTCATTCTTTACCCATAGACAATGTGAAAACCATAGAATCATTTCCATCTGAAGGAAACCTTGAGGTGAACAACTTAAATGAGAGTGTGCCATCTAAAATAAGCTCTATGTCAGCACCAGCTCATCCAAAAGATGAGCAAAGGGAAGTTGATTATAAAGAGATAAATGATAGCAAACCAGTTTTGGAATCTCCAATTCCAAGGAGTTCCTTCTCCCCTGCCGGTATACCCGCTCCATCTGTAGTTTCTGCAGCTCTACAGGTGCATCCAGGAAAGGTTCTCATTCCTGCAGTTGTTGATCAGGTTCAGGGGCAGGCACTTGCGGCCCTTCAAGTTTTGAAG GTCATTGAGGCTGATGCTCAACCTAGCGATCTTTGCACACGCCGTGAGTATGCTCGATGGTTACTGTCTGCAAGTGTTCTTTCGAG GAATTCAGTATCAAAAGTTTATCCTGCAATGTATATTGAGAATGTTACTGAACTTGCATTTGATGACATCACACCTGAAGACCCTGATTTTTCATCCATTCAAG GCTTAGCGGAGGCTGGACTTATCTCAAGCAAGCTTTCAAATAAAGATCTGCTTAATGATGATCTAGGCCCATTTTACTTTTCTCCTGAAAG TCCTCTATCACGCCAGGATCTTGTGAGTTGGAAAATGGCCCTGGAGAAAAGACAACTTCCGGAAGCCGACAAAAAG ATCCTCTACCAAATTTCTGGTTTTATAGACATAGATAAGATAAATCCAGATGCATGGCCTGCAGTTGTGGCTGATATGTCTGCCGGAGAACAAGGAATAATAGCACTTGCTTTTG GTTGTACAAGACTGTTTCAGCCAAATAAGCCTGTGACCAAAGCCCAAGTTGCTGTTGCTCTTGCAACTGGTGAGGCTTTTGACCTAGTAAATGAGGAGCTTGCGCGTATTGAAGCAGAATCAATGGCAGAAAAGGCAGTATCTGCTCATAATGCTTTAGTTGCTGAAGTTGAGAAAGATGTTAATGCTAGTTTTGAGAAAGAGCTTTTAATCGAAAAGGAAAAGATTGATGCTGTTGAAAAAATGGCCGAAGAGGCACTGCATGAACTGGAAAGGTTAAAAGCTGAGAGAGAGGCAGAGAATATGGCCTTAATGAAGGACCGTGCTGCCATTGATTCAGAAATGGAAGCTCTTTCAAGGTTAAGGTGTGAAGTGGAGGAGCAGTTGGAAAGCCTGATGAATAACAAGGTAGAGATATCATATGAGAAGGAAGCGATTAACAAACTACGAAAAGAAACAGAGGATGAAAGCCAGGAGGTTGTCAGGTTACAGCATGAGCTGGAGGTGGAGAGAAAAGCTTTATCTATGGCCAG TTCCTAG